From the genome of Streptomyces sp. V2I9:
CCGGGCACGCCGGGCGGTCCGTACCCGTGTCCCGGCCCGCCCACCGGACGGCTGTCGGTGGCGTGGTGTGCAATGGAGGGCGTGTCCTCGCTCGATGAACCCCTCAAGAAGCTGCTCGGCGGAGCCACCGCGAAGGTGATGGCGGAACACCTCGACCTGCACACGGTCGGGGACCTGCTGCACCACTACCCGCGGCGGTACGAGGAGCGCGGCAAGCTGACCGCGCTGACCGACCTCCCGCTGGACGAGCACGTCACGGTCGTCGCCCAGGTCGCCGACGCCCGCGTCCTGACGTTCAACAACGGCCGGGGCAAACGCCTGGAGGTCACCCTGACCGACGGCACCGGCCGCCTCCAGCTGGTCTTCTTCGGCCACGGCGTCCACAAGCCGCACAAGGAGCTGCTGCCGGGCCGCCAGGCGATGTTCGCGGGCAAGGTCTCCGTCTTCAACCGCAAGATGCAGCTGGCCCACCCCACGTACCAACTGCTCGACGCCTCCGACGCCGACGAGGCCACCGAGGCAGTGGACGCCTTCGCGGGCCGGCTGCTGCCGATCTACCCCGCCTGCAAGCAGCTCGACTCCTGGCGGATCGCCAAGGCCGTCGACGCCGTGCTGCCCAGCGCCAGGGACGCGGTGGACCCGCTCCCCGCCTCCCTGCGCGAGGGGCGCGGCTTCACCCCGCTGCCCGAGGCCCTGCTCAAGGTGCACCGGCCGCAGACCAGGGCGGACATCGAGGACGCCAGGGCCCGGCTCAAATGGGACGAGGCGTTCGTCCTCCAGGTCGCCCTGGCCCGCCGCCGGTACGCGGACACCCAGCTCCCCGCCGCGGCCCGCCGCCCCGTCGCGGACGGCCTGCTGGACGCCTTCGACGCCACGCTGCCCTTCACCCTCACCGAGGGCCAGGAGAAGGTCAGCAAGGAGATCTTCGACGACCTGGCCACCGAGCACCCGATGCACCGCCTCCTCCAGGGAGAGGTGGGCAGCGGGAAGACGATGGTGGCCCTGCGCGCCATGCTCGCCGTGGTCGACGCGGGCGGCCAGGCCGCGATGCTCGCCCCCACCGAGGTCCTCGCCCAGCAGCACCACCGCTCGATCACCGAGATGATGGGCGAGCTGGCCGAGGGCGGCATGCTGGGCGGCTCGGACCGGGGCACCAAGGTCGTCCTCCTCACCGGCTCCATGGGGATGGCGGCCCGCCGGCAGGCCCTCCTCGACCTGGTCACCGGTGAGGCCGGGATCGTCATCGGCACCCACGCCCTCATCGAGGACAAGGTCCGGTTCCACGACCTCGGCCTGGTCGTCGTGGACGAACAGCACCGCTTCGGCGTGGAACAGCGCGACGCCCTGCGCTCGAAGGGGAAGCAGCCGCCCCACCTCCTCGTCATGACCGCCACCCCCATCCCCCGTACGGTCGCGATGACCGTCTTCGGCGACCTGGAGACCTCGGTCCTGGACCAGCTTCCGGCCGGCCGCTCCCCGATCGCCAGCCACGTCGTCCCCGCCAAGGACAAGCCGCACTTCCTCGCCCGCGCCTGGGAACGCGTCCGCGAGGAGGTCGGGAACGGCCACCAGGCGTACGTCGTCTGCCCCCGCATCGGGGACGACGCGGAGGAGGCCGGGGGCAAGGAAGGCGCGAAGGCGAAGGCGAAAAAGGCGGCCTCCGAGGAGGACGCCGAGAAGCGGCCTCCGCTCGCCGTCCTGGAGATCGCCGACGAACTGCGCAAGGGCCCGCTGGCGGGGCTCCGCGTCGAGGTGCTGCACGGCAGGATGCACCCCGACGAGAAGGACGACGTCATGCGCCGGTTCGCCGCCGGAGAGGTCGACGTCCTGGTCGCCACCACCGTCATCGAGGTCGGGGTCAACGTCCCCAACGCCACCGCCATGGTGATCATGGACGCCGACCGCTTCGGCGTCTCCCAGCTCCACCAGCTCCGCGGCCGCGTCGGCCGGGGCTCCGCCCCCGGCCTCTGCCTGCTGGTCAGCGAGGCCCACGAGGCGAGCCCCGCCCGCGCCCGGCTCTCCGCCGTCGCCGCCACCCTCGACGGCTTCGAGCTCTCCCGCATCGACCTCGAACAGCGCCGCGAGGGCGATGTGCTGGGCCAGGCCCAGTCCGGAGTGCGCTCCTCGCTGCGGATGCTCACCGTCATCGACGACGAGGAGGTCATCGCCGCCGCGCGCGAGGAGGCCGTGGCGATCGTCGCCGCCGACCCGGAGCTGGAACACCTGCCGGAGCTGCGCACGGTGCTGGCCGCCCTCCTGGACAAGGAGCGCGAGGAGTATCTCGACAAGGGGTGAGCCCGGTGCCGTCCCGCCGGTGCGGGCCGTACGCCATATCGTGGACGCACGGCCCGCGCACAGCCCGTGCGGGGCCGTCGTCCGGCGCACGGCCCGTGCGCCCGCCACCGACCCCGAGGACCTCACACCCATGACCCGCGTGATCGCCGGCTCGGCCGGCGGACGCCGCCTGGCCGTCCCGCCCGGCACCGGCACCCGCCCCACGTCCGACCGTGCGCGGGAGGGCCTCTTCTCCACCTGGCAGGCGCTCCTCGGCACCCTGGAAGGGACCCGCGTCGCCGACCTGTACGCCGGTTCCGGGGCCGTCGGCCTCGAAGCGCTCTCCCGCGGAGCCGTCCACGCCCTCCTCGTCGAGGCCGACCCGAAGGCGGTCCGGACCGTCCGCGACAACGTCCGCACGCTGGGCCTCCCCGGTGCCGAGGTCCGGGCAGGCAAAGCGGAGCAGATCGTGACAGGTCCGGCCCCCGCCGACCCGTACGACATCGTCTTCCTGGATCCGCCGTACGCCGTCACCGATGACGATCTTCGCGAGATCCTGATCACACTCCGTGCTCAGGGGTGGCTCAGCGACGATGTGCTCGTCACCGTGGAACGCGGCACGCGAGGCGGAGAATTCGGCTGGCCCGCCGGATTCGAGCCACTGCGCTCCCGTCGCTACGGCGAGGGGACGCTTTGGTACGGTCGCGCCGCCGCCACGTGCGAAGACGCACGATGACCGGACCGGAGAGCGAGGGAATCACTGTGCGCCGCGCCGTCTGTCCGGGGTCGTTCGACCCCATCACCAACGGACATCTCGACATCATCGGACGAGCCTCGAAGCTGTACGACGTGGTGCACGTCGCGGTGATGATCAACCAGTCCAAGAAGGGACTGTTCACCGTGGACGAGCGGATCGAGCTGATCCGCGAGGTCACCGCCGACTTCGGCAACGTCGAGGTGGAGTCCTTCCACGGCCTGCTGGTCGACTTCTGCAAGCAGCGGGAGATCCCGGCGATCGTGAAGGGCCTGCGGGCCGTCAGCGACTTCGACTACGAGCTGCAGATGGCCCAGATGAACAACGGCCTCTCCGGCGTCGAGACGCTCTTCGTGCCGACCAACCCCACGTACAGCTTCCTGTCGTCCTCGCTGGTCAAGGAGGTGGCGACCTGGGGTGGCGATGTCTCGCACCTGCTGCCTCCGACCGTCCACGCCGCACTGGTGAAGAGGCTGGGCGAGCGCTGAGCCGCTGACGGGCCGTCACCAGGTGTCGGCCCGCGGCCGACTGGCCTTACAGTCGTCCCGTCCGTCTCCAACGGAGCAGCAGCTTCAACAGAGCAGCAGAGAGTGGCGAGCACACGGTGGACGTGCAGAAGAAGCTCGACGAGATCGTCGAAGCGGTCGGGACCGCCCGATCGATGCCCATGTCGGCCTCGTGCGTGGTCAACCGCGCCGAGCTGCTCGCCATGCTGGAAGAGGTGCGCCAGGCCCTGCCCGGCTCCCTCGCGCGGGCCCAGGAGCTCCTCGGCGGCCAGGAGCAGTTCGCCGAGCAGGCCCGGCAGGAGGCCGAGCGGATCATCGAGTCCGCCCACGCCCAGCGCGCCACGCTGATCTCCGAGACCGAGGTGGCCCGCCAGTCGCAGGCCGAGGCCGACCGGATCCTGTCCGAGGCCCGCCGCGAGGCCGAGGAGGTCCGGGCCGAGGCCGACGACTACGTCGACAGCAAGCTCGCCAACTTCGAGGTCGTCCTCACCAAGACCATCGGGTCCGTGGACAGGGGCCGCGAGAAGCTCCTCGGCCGGGGCCGGGGTCTGGACGAGCAGGGCTACGAGGACCCCGATTTCACCGAGGCCCCCGAGCGCAGCGCCGACCCGGAGACCCTGCGGCAGCGGGCCGACGCGTACGTCGACGCCAAGTTCGGCGCCTTCGAGGCCGTTCTCGCCGGGACCCTGGAGGCGGTCGGCCGGGGCCGGCAGAAGCTGCACGGCCGGACCGCGGGTGACGACCTCGGCGCGCACATGGCGGCACAGGACGCCGCGGGCGACCAGGGGCACACCAGCGACGCCGACTACCTGGCCGGTCTCGCCGAGCTGGCCGCCCCGGAACCGCCGCAGGCGCCCCGGCAGCCCGCTCAGCCCGCCTATCCGGCGCCGCAGGCCGAGCCGAGCTACGCGCAGGCGGCGTACGGCTACCAGGAGCAGCCGGGCCACCAGGACGTCCAGGACGCGTACGGCTACCCCCAGCCCGACCCGTACGCGGCGTACCCGCAGCAGGGGGGCTACGACCCGAACGGTTATCCGCCCCAGCCCACCGGACAGCCCGACTACGGCTGGCAGCAGCCTCAGCAGTCCCCGCCGCCCCAGCAGCCCCGGCCGGTGGGCCGGCAGGGCGGCGGCGCGCTGGACGAGACCAGCCTCTTCGACACCAGCATGATCGACCTGGAGCAGCTGCGCCGGTACGAACAGGGCCGCTGACCTCGGGCGGGCCGCCCCGATTGGGTGCTGAGCGGTCCGTCCAGTATCCTGAATCCTCGGTCGCACAGAGGTCCGCGATCACGGCTGCCCGTTTCACCTCGGTGAAAGACGGCCTCTCCGGACCGCAGACGACCGGCCCTCCCCATCGCAGCGCGACACCCATGATTCGAAAGCAGGAGAAGCCCTGAACGGCCACCTCGACCACCGCAACCCCCTCGTGTTCGATACGCACGAGCTGGGTCGGCGTCCCGGTGCCATGAAGCGGCTGACCCGCACGGTGGACGCACCCGGTTCACCGGTCCTGGGCATCGACGGCGTCATCGGCGTACCGGAAGGCGCGCCCGTGGAGCTGGACCTCCGCCTCGAATCGGTCATGGAAGGGGTGCTTGTCACAGGCACCGCCCGTGCGACCGCCGAGGGGGAGTGCGTAAGGTGTCTGGAGCCGCTGACCGTCAAGGTCGACGCGGACTTCCAGGAGATGTTCTCGTACCCTGACGCCGATGACCGGGGCCGCCCCACCGCGGAACCGGTCGACGACGCCGAGGACGACGAGGACATGTTCTTCCTCGAGGACGGCCTGTTCGACCTCGAGTCGGTGCTGCGTGACGCGGTAGTGCTCGCACTGCCCATGCAGCCGGTGTGCAAGGAGACCTGCGCCGGTCTGTGTTCCGAATGCGGAATCAGGCTGGACGAGAATCCGGATCACCACCACGACGCCGTCGACATTCGTTGGGCGGCACTGCAAGGACTCGCCGAGACCGTTCAGGACGGCGAGAAGGACAACATGGGCGGCGCCGAACCGGGCGTCGACGAGAAGCAGGAGAAGTAGCCGTGGCTGTTCCGAAGCGGAAGATGTCGCGCAGCAACACGCGCCACCGCCGGTCGCAGTGGAAGGCTGCGGTCCCCACCCTGGTTTCGTGCGAGCGTTGCCAGGAGCCCAAGCTCCAGCACATTGCGTGCCCGAGCTGCGGCACCTACAACAAGCGCCAGGTCCTCGAGGTCTGAGCGGCTGGTGAGAGGCCCGATGTCTGAGTTGTCCAGCGCCAAGAAGCAGGCAGACAACATCAACACAGCCTCGTCCCACACGCTTCTGGAAGGGCGGCTCGGGTATCACCTCGAGTCCGCCCTTCTGGTGCGTGCGCTGACCCACCGTTCGTACGCGTACGAGAACGGCGGCCTGCCCACCAACGAGCGGCTCGAGTTCCTCGGGGACTCGGTGCTCGGCCTGGTGGTCACGGACACGCTGTACCGCACCCACCCCGACCTGCCCGAAGGCCAGCTGGCCAAGTTGCGGGCCGCGGTGGTCAACTCGCGTGCGCTTGCGGAAGTGGGCCGCGGCCTCGAACTCGGCTCCTTCATCCGGCTCGGCCGCGGTGAAGAGGGCACGGGGGGCCGGGACAAGGCTTCCATCCTCGCCGACACACTGGAAGCAGTGATCGGCGCGGTCTATCTCGACCAGGGCCTCGACGCGGCCTCGGAGCTGGTCCACCGGCTCTTCGACCCGCTGATCGACAGGTCCTCGAACCTCGGTGCCGGCCTGGACTGGAAGACCAGCCTCCAGGAGCTCACCGCGAGCGAGAGTCTCGGAGTCCCCGAGTACATCGTCACGGAGACCGGCCCGGATCACGAGAAGACCTTCACTGCTGCCGCCCGCGTCGGTGGTGTCTCGTACGGCACCGGCACCGGCCGTAGCAAGAAGGAAGCGGAGCAGCAGGCGGCCGAGTCCGCCTGGCGTGAGATCAGCGCCGCCGCTGAGGCACGGCTGGCCGCGGAGAAGTCCGCGGCCGACGGAGGGGCCGCCGACACCCCTGCCGTACCGTCGCCGAACACGGACGCCGCTCCTGCCTGAGCGAGAGGGAAGCCCCCCGGTGCCGCGTGCACCGGGGGGCTCCCCTGTTCCGGGGAGGGCATCCCGTGGTTTCCGCGGGTGCTGTCCGCCCCGTTCCCCTGCTGCCGTCGCCATGTCTGGAGTGGTCCACCGTGCCCGAGCTGCCCGAGGTCGAAGTCGTCCGCCGGGGCCTGGAGCGCTGGGTCAGCGGCCGTACCGTCACCGAGGTCGAGGTCCTGCACCCGCGCTCGGTCCGCCGGCACCTCGCGGGCGGCCCGGATTTCGCCGCCCGGCTCCGGGGCGCCCGCTTCGGGACGGCGATGCGGCGCGGCAAGTACCTCTGGGTACCGATCGAGGAGGCGTCCGCCTCGCTGCTCGGCCATCTCGGCATGAGCGGCCAACTCCTGGTGCAGCCGGCCGACGCGCCGGACGAGAAGCACCTGCGCGTCCGGATGCGGTTCGACGACACGCTCGGCACCGAGCTGCGCTTCGTCGACCAGCGGACCTTCGGCGGACTGTCCCTGCACGACAACACCCCCGACGGGCTGCCCGACACCATCGCGCACATCGCGCGGGACCCGCTCGACCCGCTCTTCGACGACGCCGCGTTCCACACCGCGCTGCGCCTGCGCCGCACGACGGTCAAGCGCGCGCTGCTCGACCAGTCACTGATCAGCGGCGTCGGCAACATCTACGCGGACGAGGCGCTCTGGCGGGCCGGACTCCACTACGACCGGCCGACCGCGACGCTGACCCGCCCCAAGTCCGCCGAACTGCTCGGCCACGCCCGTGACGTCATGAACGCGGCACTCGCCCAGGGCGGCACGAGCTTCGACAGCCTGTATGTCAACGTGAACGGCGAGTCCGGCTACTTCGACCGGTCGCTCGACGCGTACGGCCGCGAGGGCGAGCCCTGCCACCGCTGCGACACCCCGATGCGCCGCCGCGCCTGGATGAACCGCTCCAGCTACTTCTGCCCGCGCTGCCAGCGGCCCCCGCGCGCGTCCTCGTGACGCGTCCGGGCGGACCAGGACCCCGCCCGGACGCCTCGGGGCGGGGGCGAGGTCCGCGCAGGGGTCAGAAGCCGAAGTTCTGCACCCACCAGGGGCCGCCCGAGCCCTGGTGGATGCCGATGCCGATGGTCTTGTAGTCGCAGTTGAGGATGTTCGCGCGGTGGCCGTCGCTGTCCATCCAGGCGTCCATCACCGCTCGGGCGTCGGCCTGTCCGCGGGCGATGTTCTCCGCGCCGAGCCCCTGGACGCCCGCCCGCGCGGCCCGGTCCCACGGGGTGTCGCCGTCCGGGTTCGTGTGGTCGAAGAAGCCGCGGGCCGCCATGTCCTCGCTGAAGTTCTGGGCGAGCGACGTCAGCGGGGCGCTGGTGGACAGCGGGGAGCAGCCGGCCTTCGCGCGTTCCTGGTTCACCAGGGCGAGCACCTCGGAGCGTGCGGAGGCGTCGGTCGGGGTAGCGGACGGCTTCCTGGACGGCGTGGGGGCGGCGGAGACCTTCGGCGGGGCCGGGGTCTTGCTCGCCGGCGGTGTGCTCGTCCTCGGGGCCGTGGGCGCCTTCGCTCCGCCGGACTTCCGGGGCTGGGGGACAGCCGGCTTCTCGGACGCCGCCTCCGTGGGCGACGCCGCCCTCGAAGGCGTCTTCGACGGGCTCGTGGAGGGCGAGTCGCTCGTGGACGGTGACGCCGGTGCCTCCGGGCGTTCGCTGCCCCGACCGGTGGGGGAGGAGGACCGGCCGGCCGGCTCCGTCGAGCTGCCGCCCTGCGTCAGCAGGTCGGGGGCGGCGCCGCCGGAGCGCACCTGATCGGAGGCGGCGGTGGTGCCGGAGGGGGAGGTGTCGCCGCCGGGGACCAGCCCCGAGGCGACCGCCACCGCGCCGACGGCCACGGCGGCCGAGACACCGAGGAGCCCCGTGCGGAGCGGCACGGCGGACTTCTTGCGGCGTGCACCCCGAGACCGCGCGGCGGAGCCGGCCGCGGGTTCTTCAGCGGCGGGGCCTGCGGCGGATCGTCGGTGGCGTCCCATGCGCTGTGCCTTCCTCATGCTCCGGACGCCCTGACGACGTCGCTCGACTACCCCGTTGCCGCCCCATTGATCGAATTCGGTGGTCGCGGATCACGTTCCGCTTGATCGACTTTCCGCCGATCCCCGTCCGATACTCACCCGATCGAGTGAGGCTGTTGCGACCGGACTGTAGCCCATGGGTGAAAGGGGGCGACGTGCTTCGAGAGCAATGGGTTGGTTAGCGTTCGGGCATGAATGAAGACGCGCGTCTCGTCGCGTGGGTACGCGGCCGGGTACAGCAAGTAGGGTTTCGCTGGTTCACCAGGAAAAACGCTTTGGAGATCGGCGGGCTCACCGGGTTCGCCCTCAATCTCGACGACGGCAGGGTGCAGATCGTGGCCGAGGGGCCACGTGACAATTGCCACCGTCTGCTGGACTGGCTGCGGTCCGACGACACTCCCGGACGCGTGGACGGCGTCACTGAGATCTGGGACACCCCGCGCGGCGGCTACGACGGATTCGCCATCCGCTGATGCCGCCGGACCGCGCCCCTCCCGATCCGTTCGGCGGGCACCCCGCCCCGAACCGTCACGGGAGCGCCGGTCCGGGCCCCGCACCCGAAGTGACCTGCGGCGTGATGCGCGGCGGCGGACGGTTGCCAGATCCCGCATGTCGTGCAAGGCTGCGCCATTGACGAAGATCCGGACACCCCTCGGGGTCCCGCAGGAGAGTCGCGCCGCATGATCGTCCGGCCGCGCGCCCCCGGGACACCCGGGCACACAGGGTGTGATCGTGTTGACCGTCAAACTTTTTGGTGAGACGCTGAAAACCCCGCGCACCTTAGCTGTTCGGTAGAGCTGTTCAGCAGCAGAACCGCAGTGGTGACAGAGCCCTGCCGAGCATCGCGGGTGCGATCCCCTGACGACCCACACCGCATCGGTCGGTCACTCATTGTGGAGGACCATCCATCATGGCAAAGGCGCTTCTCGGTTACGTCGGCGGTTCCGACCCGCGACTCCTCGCCGAGATGCGACGGCTCCAGCAGCGCGTCCAGGACCTGGAATCCGAGCTCACCCGGATCCAGAGCGAGAACGACGCGCTCAACGCCGCCGCTCAGCACCAGGAGTCGCTGCTCGACAGCATCGACATCGACGTACCCCAGGGCGAGCCTGCGCTGACCTGACCACGAAGGCCCCATCGGGCCGGTCCGGCCGGGCATGCTCAACAGCCTCGGAACACCTCTGATCCGTTCTGCGTCACGGATCGCCGCCCCCGAACACCGGGTCCCCGCAGCGCCGGGGATGCCGTCGTCCGGTTGCACGGTGATGCGCCGCGCAGGACCGCGCCTGGATGCGCGTGAACTCCAGCAAGAGTCACAGGGACGCTTCGGCGTCCCTTTTTCTTTGCCCGGCCCCCCACCCGGACGTACCGGCTTTCGCTTACCGTCTGATGTGCCCTGCACCTTCATCAGCGAAACCGAGAGCGAAAGGTAGAGTCCGGCGGCGTGCACCTCAAGGCCCTGACCCTGCGTGGTTTCAAATCGTTCGCGTCCGCCACCACCCTGCGGTTCGAACCGGGGATCACCTGCGTCGTCGGCCCCAATGGATCGGGAAAGTCCAACGTGGTGGACGCGCTCTCCTGGGTCATGGGGGAGCAGGGCGCGAAATCCCTGCGCGGCGGCAAGATGGAAGACGTGATCTTCGCCGGGACGACCGGGCGGCCCCCGCTCGGCCGCGCCGAAGTATCGCTGACCATCGACAATTCCGACGGCGCATTGCCGATCGAGTACGCCGAAGTGACGATCACGCGGATCATGTTCCGCAATGGCGGCAGCGAATACCAGATCAACGGCGACACCTGCCGGCTGCTGGACATCCAGGAACTCCTCTCCGACTCCGGTATCGGCCGCGAGATGCACGTCATCGTCGGACAGGGCCAGCTGGACTCCGTGCTGCACGCCGACCCGATGGGCCGCCGCGCCTTCATCGAGGAGGCCGCGGGCGTGCTCAAGCACCGTAAGCGCAAGGAGAAGGCGCTGCGGAAGCTGGACGCGATGGGCGCCAACCTGGCCAGGGTCCAGGACCTCACCGACGAGCTGCGCCGCCAGCTCAAGCCGCTCGGCCGGCAGGCCGCCGTCGCCCGCCGGGCCGCCGTCATCCAGGCCGATCTGCGCGACGCCCGGCTCCGTCTCCTCGCGGACGACCTGGTGACCCTGCGGGACGCGCTGCGCGAGGAGATCGCCGACGAGGCGGAGCTGAAGAAGCGCAAGGACGCGGCCGAGGCCGAGCTGCGGACGGCCCTCACCCGTGAGGCCGAGCTGGAGGGTGAGGTGCGCCGCCTCGTCCCCCGGCTCCAGCGCGCCCAGCAGACCTGGTACGAGCTGTCGCAGCTGGCCGAGCGGGTACGGGGCACGGTCTCGCTGGCCGACGCCCGCATCCGCAGCGCCTCCGAGGCCCCCGACGAGGAGCGCCGGGGCCGAGACCCCGAGGAGCTGGAACGGGAGGCCGCCCGGATCCGCGAACAGGAGGCTGAGCTGACGGCGGCCCTGGAGGCGGCCGAACACGCGCTGGAGGACACCGTCGCCCACCGCGCCGACCTCGAACGCGAACTGGCCGCCGAGGAACGCCGTCTCAAGGACGCGGCCCGCGCCATCGCGGACCGGCGCGAAGGGCTCGCCCGGCTGAACGGCCAGGTCAACGCGGCCCGCAGCCGGGCCGGTTCGGCGCAGGCGGAGATCGACCGGCTGGCCGCCGCCCGTGACGAGGCGCGGGAGCGCGCGGCGGTCGCCCAGGAGGAGTACGAGCAGCTGAAGGCCGAGGTGGACGGGCTCGACGCGGACGACGAGGAGCTGGCCGCCCGCCACGAGGCCGCCGAGAAGGCGCTGACCGAGGCGCGTTCGGCCCACAGCGCCGCCCGTGAGGAGGCCACCGCGGCCGAGCGCAGGCGGGCGGCGGTCGCGGCCCGGCACGAGGCGCTCGCCCTCGGGCTGCGCCGCAAGGACGGCACAGGTGCGCTGCTCGGCGCCCGCGACCGGCTCACCGGGCTCCTCGGTCCGGCCGCCGAACTGCTCACCGTCGAGCCCGGTTACGAAGTGCCGGTCGCGGCCGCCCTCGGCGCGGCGGCGGACGCGGTCGCCGTCACCGACCCGGCCACGGCGGCCGCCGCGATCCGGCTGCTGCGCGAACGGGACGCGGGGCGCGCGGCGATGCTGCTGGGCGGGGAGGCCCGGCCCGGCCATCTACCGGAGCAGGCGCACGTACGGGAGGAGGCGGCGACGCCTGTGCCCGCGCTGCCCGCGCGGAACGGCACGGAGCCCGAGCCCCGCGTGCGGACCGCCGTCCCGGACGCCGCCGTGGTCCCGTCCAGCCGTGCCGGGACGACCGCCGCCCTCCCCGCCGTCGCCGACCTGGTGCGCGGGCCCGCCGCGCTCGTCGGGGCCGTACGCCGCCTCGTACCGGACACGGTGGTCGTCGGGACGCTGGAGGATGCCGAGGCCCTGATCGCCGCGCACCCCGCCCTGACCGCCGTGACGGGGGACGGGGACGTGCTCTCCGCCCACTTCGCGCACGGCGGGTCGGCCGGGGCGCCCAGCCTTCTGGAGGTGCAGGCGTCCGTGGACGAGGCCGCCGCCGAGCTGGACGCCCTCGCCGTACGGTGCGAGGAACTGGCGGAGGCCCAGCGGCTGGCGGGGCAGCGGCGTACGGAGCAGACCGCCCTCGTCGAGGAGCTGGGGAAGCGCCGCCGGGCGGCCGAGCGGGAGAAGTCCGGCTTCGCCCAGCAGCTCGGACGGCTCGCCGGGCAGGCCAGGGGCGCCGCGGGCGAGGCCGAGCGCATGACCGCCTCGGCCGCCCGCGCCCAGGAGGCTCTGGAGCGGGCGACCGAGGAGGCCGAGGAGCTGGCCGCCCGGTTGCTGGTGGCCGAGGAGGCCCCCGCGGAGGAGGAGCCCGACACCTCCGTACGGGACCGGCTCGCCGCCGACGGTGCCAACGCCCGGCAGACCGAGATGGAGGCCCGGCTCCAGGCCCGTACGCACGAGGAGCGGGTCAAGGCGCTGGCCGGGCGGGCCGACTCGCTGGACCGCGCCGCCCGCGCCGAACGGGAGGCGCGCGCCCGCGCCGAACAGCGCCGGGCCCGGCTGCGGCACGAGGCCGAGGTCGCCTCCGCGGTGGCCTCGGGCGCCCGCCAACTGCTGGCGCACGTGGAGGTGTCCCTCGTGCGGGCCGATCAGGAGCGGACGTCGGCCGAGGCGGCGAAGGGCGAGCGCGAACGCGAGCTGGCCGTCGAGCGCGACCGGGGGCGGGGGCTCAAGGGCGAGCTGGACAAGCTCACCGACTCGGTCCACCGGGGCGAGGTCCTGGGGGCCGAGAAGCGGCTGCGGATCGAGCAGCTGGAGACCAAGGCCCTGGAGGAACTGGGGGTGGAGCCCGCGGGGCTGGTCCTGGAGTACGGCCCCGACCAGCTCGTGCCGCCGTCTCCCGCCGCGGAGGGCGAGGAGCTGCCGGAGGACCCGGAGCACCCGCGCAACCGGCCGGGGCCGTACCGGCGGGCCGAGCAGGAGAAGCGGCTGCGGTCGGCCGAACGGGCGTACCAGCAACTCGGGAAGGTGAATCCGCTCGCCCTGGAGGAGTTCTCGGCGCTGGAGGAGAGGCACCAGTTCCTGTCCGAGCAGCTTGAAGACCTGAAGAAGACGCGGGCCGATCTGCTCCAGGTGATCAAGGAGGTCGACGATCGGGTCGAGCAGGTCTTCACGGAGGCGTACCACGACACCGCCCGGCAGTTCGAGGGCGTCTTCTCGCGCCTCTTCCCCGGCGGCGAGGGGCGGCTCGTCCTGACCGACCCGGACAACATGCTCACCACCGGCGTGGACGTCGAGGCGCGTCCGCCGGGCAAGAAGGTGAAGCGGCTCTCCCTGTTGTCGGGCGGCGAGCGGTCCCTGACGGCGGTGGCGCTGCTGGTCTCGATCTTCAAGGCCCGGCCCAGCCCGTTCTACGTGATGGATGAGGTCGAGGCCGCCCTCGACGACACGAACCTGCAGCGGCTGATCCGGATCATGGAG
Proteins encoded in this window:
- the recG gene encoding ATP-dependent DNA helicase RecG → MEGVSSLDEPLKKLLGGATAKVMAEHLDLHTVGDLLHHYPRRYEERGKLTALTDLPLDEHVTVVAQVADARVLTFNNGRGKRLEVTLTDGTGRLQLVFFGHGVHKPHKELLPGRQAMFAGKVSVFNRKMQLAHPTYQLLDASDADEATEAVDAFAGRLLPIYPACKQLDSWRIAKAVDAVLPSARDAVDPLPASLREGRGFTPLPEALLKVHRPQTRADIEDARARLKWDEAFVLQVALARRRYADTQLPAAARRPVADGLLDAFDATLPFTLTEGQEKVSKEIFDDLATEHPMHRLLQGEVGSGKTMVALRAMLAVVDAGGQAAMLAPTEVLAQQHHRSITEMMGELAEGGMLGGSDRGTKVVLLTGSMGMAARRQALLDLVTGEAGIVIGTHALIEDKVRFHDLGLVVVDEQHRFGVEQRDALRSKGKQPPHLLVMTATPIPRTVAMTVFGDLETSVLDQLPAGRSPIASHVVPAKDKPHFLARAWERVREEVGNGHQAYVVCPRIGDDAEEAGGKEGAKAKAKKAASEEDAEKRPPLAVLEIADELRKGPLAGLRVEVLHGRMHPDEKDDVMRRFAAGEVDVLVATTVIEVGVNVPNATAMVIMDADRFGVSQLHQLRGRVGRGSAPGLCLLVSEAHEASPARARLSAVAATLDGFELSRIDLEQRREGDVLGQAQSGVRSSLRMLTVIDDEEVIAAAREEAVAIVAADPELEHLPELRTVLAALLDKEREEYLDKG
- the rsmD gene encoding 16S rRNA (guanine(966)-N(2))-methyltransferase RsmD — translated: MTRVIAGSAGGRRLAVPPGTGTRPTSDRAREGLFSTWQALLGTLEGTRVADLYAGSGAVGLEALSRGAVHALLVEADPKAVRTVRDNVRTLGLPGAEVRAGKAEQIVTGPAPADPYDIVFLDPPYAVTDDDLREILITLRAQGWLSDDVLVTVERGTRGGEFGWPAGFEPLRSRRYGEGTLWYGRAAATCEDAR
- the coaD gene encoding pantetheine-phosphate adenylyltransferase translates to MRRAVCPGSFDPITNGHLDIIGRASKLYDVVHVAVMINQSKKGLFTVDERIELIREVTADFGNVEVESFHGLLVDFCKQREIPAIVKGLRAVSDFDYELQMAQMNNGLSGVETLFVPTNPTYSFLSSSLVKEVATWGGDVSHLLPPTVHAALVKRLGER
- a CDS encoding ATP synthase F0 subunit B; its protein translation is MDVQKKLDEIVEAVGTARSMPMSASCVVNRAELLAMLEEVRQALPGSLARAQELLGGQEQFAEQARQEAERIIESAHAQRATLISETEVARQSQAEADRILSEARREAEEVRAEADDYVDSKLANFEVVLTKTIGSVDRGREKLLGRGRGLDEQGYEDPDFTEAPERSADPETLRQRADAYVDAKFGAFEAVLAGTLEAVGRGRQKLHGRTAGDDLGAHMAAQDAAGDQGHTSDADYLAGLAELAAPEPPQAPRQPAQPAYPAPQAEPSYAQAAYGYQEQPGHQDVQDAYGYPQPDPYAAYPQQGGYDPNGYPPQPTGQPDYGWQQPQQSPPPQQPRPVGRQGGGALDETSLFDTSMIDLEQLRRYEQGR
- a CDS encoding DUF177 domain-containing protein, encoding MKRLTRTVDAPGSPVLGIDGVIGVPEGAPVELDLRLESVMEGVLVTGTARATAEGECVRCLEPLTVKVDADFQEMFSYPDADDRGRPTAEPVDDAEDDEDMFFLEDGLFDLESVLRDAVVLALPMQPVCKETCAGLCSECGIRLDENPDHHHDAVDIRWAALQGLAETVQDGEKDNMGGAEPGVDEKQEK
- the rpmF gene encoding 50S ribosomal protein L32 encodes the protein MAVPKRKMSRSNTRHRRSQWKAAVPTLVSCERCQEPKLQHIACPSCGTYNKRQVLEV
- the rnc gene encoding ribonuclease III: MSELSSAKKQADNINTASSHTLLEGRLGYHLESALLVRALTHRSYAYENGGLPTNERLEFLGDSVLGLVVTDTLYRTHPDLPEGQLAKLRAAVVNSRALAEVGRGLELGSFIRLGRGEEGTGGRDKASILADTLEAVIGAVYLDQGLDAASELVHRLFDPLIDRSSNLGAGLDWKTSLQELTASESLGVPEYIVTETGPDHEKTFTAAARVGGVSYGTGTGRSKKEAEQQAAESAWREISAAAEARLAAEKSAADGGAADTPAVPSPNTDAAPA